The DNA sequence ggtgaacacacacacacacacacacacacatgcacacgattgtacgcaggcacacacgcacacacgagcacgcacgcacacacatacatgcacacgattgtacacatgcacacagacatacacgtacacacacagacacaaataaaatatagataataaaaaatatagattAAAATATTGATAATATTGATAACATTCAGTCTGCCTCTCCATCCTTCCATCTTCCATTTTCTAAATCAAATTCTCATGACAATAAGTCTGCCTCTAAgtaagtctctctctgtctgtctctctttctcagtttcGGACACGGTCATTGGTGAAGCCAGCCCAGTTTGGGGGCGTGGACTGCAGTGGAACGCTGATGGAGGAGCGGGCGTGTCACCCTAGCACTGAGTGCCAGATAGAGCGCGTGAACTGCAAGAACCGATTCGAGTGTGACAAcggtacacactcacacacacacacacacacacacacacacacacacattcacacacatactcacccactcacacacacatgcatactcacacactcacacacacacacgcacactcacacacatactcacacacacacacacacacacacacattcacacacatactcacccactcacacacacacgcatattcacacactcacacactcacacacatactcacccactcacacacacacgcatactcacacactcacacacacacacacacacactcacacacatactcacacacacacacacacacacacacacacacacattcacacacatactctcacgctcatcacatacccacacacatactcacacatgcacatgcactcactatactcacatactctcacacatactctcgcactcacacatactcacacacacacacgcacatgcacaccgcTCCAGTGGGGTGAAATCGTCAGTCACGAGACTCCTCCCCTTTTCCAGGTCGCTGCATCGACCCCAAACTGAAGTGCAACTCGCAGAACGACTGCGGGGACAATTCCGACGAGAGACACTGCGGTCGGATCAAGAAAGTCTGCGTGCGCACCTATGAGATCATCCCTGGCGCTGACCTCATGGCGAACGGGTGAGACATGACGTCCGCGGCGGTCAGTCTGCGGTCAGGGACGATCAGCGGTCCCGAGCCGTCGGCAGAGCAGCAGGACCGGCGATCAGTGTCGCCGTACCTTGCTAACTGTActgagctggtcttgtaaccttaaGGTcagcaggtttgattcccgagTAGGAtgctgccgttgtgcccttgcgCAAcgtacttagcctgcattgctccagtatatatccagctgtataaatggatgcaatgttaaaaacaaaaaacaacaaaaaaagtctgctaaatgccggtaatgtgatgtaatgagagTTCAGAGTGTATTACCTCCCCCCTGTAACGAATGCTTACGGAGTTTATTTTGAGCGGTTGGGTTCCACGCGCGTCCAGAGCGGTCGCGGGTCGCGGGCGAGTGATCAGAGCGTTGCGGTGACGCAGGTTCGACGCCGTCGCCGAGCAGATGCGGGCCGCCGTTCTCGACAGCTCCTTCCTGGGCGACGAGTGCGTCACGAACCGCAGCCGGGAGGACAGGAAGTCGTACCGTGTCCCGGCGAACATCGAAAGCGTCCAGCTCAAGGTACGAGGAACGCGTGGCTGTATTtgcctgcacgcacacacatacacacatacacacaccaatgtacacacgtgcacctacacacacacacacacacacacacacacatacacacatacacacactgatgcacacacacacgtgcacctacacacacacgtgcacacacacacacacacacacacacacatacgcacataaacacatgcacatgcacacacatacatagacacatgcacacacacacacacacacgtgcacacacacataaatacacgcacacatacacaaacacacacatgcacacgctcatcatacacacatagacacatgcacacacacacacacacacactcacacatgcacacaaacttaACATTTGGTGACATGGCGAGGATCTCACTTTAATGCAATCAATAGCGTTGTGACCGTTTGGAAATGCGCACATTATCAGGCATGTTCTGGAATTCACTGCTTCAGGCGAAACTCCATCTAAACATCGTGTCACCTGCAGGTGGAGTTGCTGGAGGACTTCAaagagcaggagggggaagtaGAGAGTGAGCCGGTGGAGCTGACATCAGGCACGGCCGGTGCCCAGGGCCCCAGTACCTCCAGCTCCGGGATCACCATCTTCATCCCCATCCTGTTTTCCGTGAGCCGCTATCACCAGTCCCGCAGCTCCAGCTCCTTCCGCTCCACAGTCAAGGCCTCGCAGAAGAAGGCAGGTCATCTGACCCTATTCACCGTCTGTCCCTATTCACCATCTGACCCTATTCACCGTCTGTCCCTATTCACCATCTGTCCCTATTCACCATCTGTCCCTATTCAGCATCTGTCCCTATTCACCATCTGACCCTATTCAGCATCTGTCCCTATTCAGCAACTCAGATATTCACCATCTGACCCTATTCAGCATCTGTCCCTATTCACCATCTGACCCTATTCACCATCTGTCCCTATTCACCATCTGACCCAATTCACCATCTGTCCCTATTCACCATCTGTCCCTATTCACCATCTCAACTATTTACCATCTGTCCCTATTCACCATCTGTCCCTATTCACCATCTCAACTATTTACCATCTGTCCCTATTCACCATCTGTCCCTATTCACTGTCTCGGCTATTCGCCATTTCAGCTGCTCACCATCTCACATCATTAACTTCCCGCCACCTAATAAATGTACTCTGAGCAAACGAGTGAATTTCATGATTTCTTTCTGAATTTGACGATCGCCTTTTCTTCAGATGGTAGGATGAAAACACAGGACCAATTTAGGATAATTCAGGAAACATTGCATAGTGCTGCTTTGGagtagagcttgtttaatttagCTTGTGTGAGCTAaggtagccaatattgtttgttgtaacttggcctcattttgatatcaatacttttaatgacaaGCCTAAAtttagcaagttttaattaaagtCTTATAGACGGTGCTTTGTATTCGTGAGTAAcgtgcatttttacacattggaaatgtgttttttaattaaatacacaaaGACTGCTGAACAAGAGAGAACTGAAAATGTCATAAAGAACAAAGCTCATGATTAGGTACAAAGCTCATGATTAGGAAAAGGTAGCATTACATTTATAGGGTTGTCTTCTGAATCACTGGATGATACACAGCAATGACGCACCACAGTTTTTCTCCATCAAAACTTTCAGACTCATTGCCTCTAATAACTTGACCTATATCCACCTATCTCACCGTTCTCTCTTTGCTCCCCACAGGATTCCAAATTCTTCCGCGTCCACCAGGTAGCGGCTGTGTCGACGTTCAGGACGAAGCAGTCGAACCTCTACATGTCTCTTCCCTTCCTGGGCTTTCTGAACGATCTGCCCCTGGATTACAGCTATGCCATGTACAGGCAGGTCTTCCAGGTGTTTGGGACGCACTACTTTGGATCAGGCACGCTAGGGGGGGTCTACGACCTCCTCTACCAGTATGACCGAGAGGAACTGAAGAATTCAGGTACGACAGCTCGACGTCTGCTTTTTCATTCATCAGATTTGCTCTTCATGTTTCTACAAAACATGTGGGGTGACATAGCTTaagaggtaagagcggttgtctggcagtcggagggttgccggttcaatcccctgccctcggcgtgtcgaagtgtccctgagcaagacacccaacccctaatttctcccaacgagctgattggtaccttgcatggcagcctttcaccgttggtgtgtgaatgggtgaatgagaggcatcaattgtaaagcgctttggataaaagcgctatataaatgccgTCCATTTACAAAAGCTATAATTGGCACTTTGCAAAAGGCAGATTCACTCAGGTAAGGTTGTAGTTcagaaatgaaagtgaaaagaAGTTTATGTGctgcggtggtgtgtgtgccgagttcccccctctctctctgccttccaGGTGTGACGGATGAGGTGGCCAACAACTGCATCCAGTCAGGAAGCTCGTTTTCCATCCTGTTCTTTTCTTCATCAAGACGGGTCAATACGTGCAGTAAAAATACAATGTCTGAAAAATATGAAggtatgtgtgaatgtttttttaccGTTTTTGTAGAATTACCTTTTACTTTGCACTGGCGAGGTTTCAAAGTCAAGAACATTGACCGCTACCCCACACTAACCTTTGACCCTCAGGACCAGAGTCCAGAGCTCTGATGACTATTCcacactgacctttgaccctcagGACCAGAGTCCAGAGCTCTGATGACTATTCcacactgacctttgaccctcagGACCAGAGTCCAGAGCTCTGATGACTATTCcacactgacctttgaccctcagGACCAGAGCCCAGAGCTCTGATGACTATTCcacactgacctttgaccctcagGACCAGAGCCCAGAGCTCTGACTGTAACTCcacactgacctttgaccctcagGACCAGAGTCCAGAGCTCTGATGACTATTCCACACTGACCTTGACCTCAGACCAGAGCCCAGAGCTCTGATGACTATTCcacactgacctttgaccctcagGACCAGAGCCCAGAGCTCTGACTGTAACTCcacactgacctttgaccctcagGACCAGAGTCCAGAGCTCTGATGACTATTCCACACTGACTTTTGACCCTCAGGACCAGAGCCCAGAGCTCTGATGACTATTCcacactgacctttgaccctcagGACCAGAGCCCAGAGGTCTGACTGTGACTCCACATGCTGTGTTTGCTGTCTGTTAGGATGGAGTTCAGAGTTCAGAGCTTCTGCTCGTCTCCTCAGGGTCCTTCGTGAAGGCGTCAGAGAAGTCCATCTCCAtggtgaagggggggagggccGAATATGCAGCTGCCTTAGCCTGGGAAAGACAGGGAGCCCTCCCTGACAGCACCACCTATAAAGACTGGTTGGAGTCAACCAAAGACAACCCTGCCATAGTAGAGTATGAGGTAACCAATCATATTGTTGTAGAGAATGACATAGCCAATGGGGACCATTCTAGAGCAGCATCATCCTTTCAGCAGCATAAGCATAAGCAGCATCATCCTTTCAGAGTTTGGGTTGATTATCTCCAACAccctaaaatacaaaataaacaatccCTTTTGAAGTGTGTGAGGTAAAGACTACATAAGTTCAACaaatttttgttgaaaaatattttttgaatgtaaTAGTTCTTTTGAGTTGAGAACATTCCTGTGAGTGGATCAAAGGGACTTTGTTTGAGTCGAAATTACGTTGAGTTTTCACTGAAATGATGTTACTGTATCTCCACCTTGATACGATGCCACCTCGAAGCTGAGACAATGTTTTCTGTGCATGGGTCAGCTGTTGCCCATCCTGAACCTGGTGAGAGGGTTTCCCTGCGCGGTCACTAAAAGGAGGCACCTGGAGAGGGCGCTGTTGGAGTACATGGAAGAGGTGGACTCCTGCAAGTGCGCCCCCTGTCCCAACAACGCCCGGCCTGTTCTGTCCAGGAccgagtgtctgtgtgtctgtcagacTGGCACCTACGGGTCCAACTGTGAGAAACGCGCTCCAGACTACACTTCTGGTAAACCTGCTCCTCTCCCTGTATGTACAGTGAtcgctttctttctttctctcaaactcacacacgcacatacatacaactCCTATTGTGTCAACATATTTCAGCTCTGGATTCAGTGTGACTCCTGGTGTGTTTACATACGTCTGCTCTGGATTCAGTGTGACTCCTGGTGTGTTCACATACGTCTGCTCTGGATTCAGTGTGACTCCTGGTGTGTTCACATAAGTCTGCACTGGATTCAGTGTGACTCCTGGTACATTAACTTACTTTTCCCCTGGATTCACCGTGACTTCTGGTGTGTTTACATACGTCTGCTCTGGATTCAGTGTGACTCTTGATGCGTttacataggcctacatctgCTCCTGATTCAGTGTGACTCCTGCCACATCTATTTTCCTCTTTCAGACGCAGTAGACGGACGCTGGAGCTGCTGGGGACCTTGGAGTGAATGCGACTCCTCCATGAGGAGGCACCGGGTTCGAGAGTGCAacaaccccgcccctctccgtGGCGGGAAGCCGTGTCAAGGAAGCAACAGGCAGGAGGAGGGGTGCTATGTGTCCATCTTCCAAAAGTGCGTCTTTTTCAGCAGTGATGACGTTGTAGTAAGATTGCACAAGGCTGTGGTgatgtttttacaatgtttatTTAACTACGTACAGTCAAACCACAATTTTCCAGCTGCAATGAAAATTGTTCCAGCTCACAATATAGCTTTTACCGCAGGAAGACtttctgtgtgttagtgtgtgtgtgtggtgtgagttcatgtatgtgtgtgtgtctgtgtgcgtgtgcatgtgtacatgtgtatgtgtgtataaatacGTGTTACTCTGCCATCTCTCTGCAGGCAGGATGTGTGTATCAGTGATGatgagatggagaaagaggttgatcaggaggagctggagcctaGCTCACCTGGATGCCGCAAACCCAGGCCGCCAGCGAACAGCTACCTGAGGGTGAGGAAGGCAGAGGGCCTCAGCTTGCTACTGCACCTGAAGGGCGGAGGGCCATATTAGCCATAATCTTCCCACTGGGCCTCATTTTCTAAAATTAAGTCTCATGAGGAtaacgctctctctcttgccttttccactccactctctctctctctctctcttgtctggccccctctttccccctccctccctcccctgcagcTGGATAAGAAGCGCTATGATTttggggagcaggaggaggtgctgtgTTTCACCCAGTACAAGATGGAGGGATACCAGTACCTCCGCTGCCTGCCGGAGGGGAAGTGGAGCGAGCTGCAGGCAGTGTGCAtcagtaaggggggggggggtagggggtggggcagagggggcCAGACATGTTGGGCTGCACATTCACACGATTAACGTTTTGGGATTTCGAAGCCCAGTTAGCACTTGGAGCTTCTGGTGTAAATGGAACCAGCTTCAGATTTATCCATTTTAGCTTCTTCTCTCTAAATTTGACCATTGTACAAAATTATGggtaaatattttgtcattttaaaattgaaatacttTGACAAAATGGAGAAATCATACAAAATGGAACCAGCTTCAGAACTATCCATTTTAGCTTCTTCTCCTTAAATCTTACCTTAAATCAGTTTTAAAGTGCCCATAATTGCACAGAATTCTGGgtaaatattttgtcttttaaaaaattaagtaaatCCTGCAAAGCACCAGGCCCTCTGTGGCCTGAACACTGGGCTGGCGTGTGCAGAAGATCCGCTTCCAGCAACTCCAGAGCTAATCTGCCCATTTCAACGATTAGTTTGATTTGCACTGCATACGTCTCAgggttgaacaaaaaaaaaaaacgttaataaataaatcatccaCGCTGgttatgaaataaatgcagctcGCGCTGACGCCGCGCTTTCCGTCGCGCAGAGAAAGTCTGCGCGAAGCCGTCCCTCCCCGACGACGTCGCGGCGCAGCCGCAGAAGGAGGAGTACGGGATCGGGGACACGGTGGCGCTGAGCTGCGCGGCCCCGGGCACGGTGCTGTCGGGACGCCGCTACTACACCTGCGGGGCGGGCCTCACCTGGGACCCGCCCCTGCCCGCGGACATACGCTGTGAGAACGGTAGGAGGCGCCTATTTAAGCTCCGCCTACAGCGGCCTCCACCGCCGCCACTCTTGAACACTGCGGGGTTAGCAGACTGGTAAAGGGTTGTGTCACTTCCTTGGCAAAGGTTTATAATTCACGTTTCAGATTCATTCTGATCGTAACTGCGGCACTCGGATGCCCTCAGATTATCCACAGCTTCCCGTTGCATTATGATTCTCATTTACGATTGGTTAGTCAAAGCAGTATTTTGTCTCGGTTTGAGTGACATCACCGTGGGCATTGTGCTCTGAGTGGCCTGTAGGGCTGTGCTTGCTTCGTCACGGTGTGCGCTGTGGATTTACAGCCGCGGTGCGATTGATAACAGCGCTCCCGCTGTGTCACACAGAGCGTCCGTTCGTCCCCGACAGCAGCTgcaagagaggggagaagaaagACGGCTCCCAGTGCGTGTGTATCCCACAGGAGGAGTGCAGGTGAGggacagaaacgcacacacacacgcatacacgcacatacaacacacacacacacacacaccacatgcatacgtgcaaacacacccacacacacacgcgcactcgcacacatacacacacacatacccacacaatacacacatgcacacactcttgTGTTTGCACCATTTAGCTTGTTTTGTCAGTGTGTACTATTTTTGTGCCCCCTTCCCCTTGATAGCTGAGCATTGCTAATGTTTCCCGTGGCTGAGGATGTTACTGTGCATGAAACATGGtttgctgggaaatgtagtccatACAGAGCGGACCTCTGCGTACTGGACGCAGCGACTGGCAGAGCTGTGATGAAGTCGGCCTGTGCCTTCCACGCTGGCCAGTGCCGTGGAGACCCGCTCTTCTTCCTGAGCACTGAGGCCTGTGATGGGGTTCAGGACCAGCTGGAGTGGGCCCGCTTCCGAGCGAGTGTGGCCAACCGCAGTGTGGACCAGAACCCCTGTGGGCCTGACACCTGCTATGAGTGGGAGACCTGCCCTggtattatgattattattattatttatttatttttcttattagtagtagtagtagtagtattgtagTAGTTGTAGtcgtagaagtagtagtagcagcagtagtagttaTTGTAGGAGTAGTAACAGTGCTAGTagcagaagtagtagtagtaatatgtggaggaaggaagagggggaggctCGGTCAGCACACTAACATGATAGCTTCATTAATTTCAGGATGTAAAAAGAGCCCTACTCTGTTATCAGTGAGTTTTGTTAGTCGTGTTCAAATTCACAGAATCTTTCATCTCAGGCTATATACATGGTAAAtcgtaaacggactgcatttatatagcacttttatccaaagcgctttacaattgattcctcgcattcaccagagcaattaggggttaggtgtcttgctcagggatacTTAGACACGCCCAGGgagggggattgaaccggcaaccctccaactgccaaacaaacgctcttacctcctgagctatgttgtcCCTATACACTATTGTATCCCTGTATCCTTTCTTACACAAATGAACAACCTGTCCTCCTGTGCTTCTGTCCCACAGACTCAAAGCACTGCGAGTGCAAGCTGCCGCGTGACTGTCCCAAGGACGGACAGCACACCTTCTGTCTGGAGGTCCTGAAGACCAGGAGCAGGAAGACCATGAACCTCTGCTTCATGGCCGCCATGAAATGCGCCAGGATTGAGTTTGACATCGTCCACGAAGGGTCTTGTTAGACGTCTGCCTTGGGTTGGGTTTGGCATTGACAGAAGCCCGTCCCTAGCACACATCTGGATTGCCTTTTACCATTCGAAAGACTGTGgataacaatacaatacaatacaacttTATTTGTCCACACGGAGAGGAAAATTGCCTTTGGCTCACATGGCGTGACATAGTACACAACAATAcacaaagtataaaataaacacataaggACACATAAGAAACACATAAGAGCATAAAAGATACAAATAAAAGATTAAGAACCTAACAGGATAAGAGCAGCAGATCGTTACAGTGCATTATATAGAATTTAACATGGTGATTGCATGGTGATTAACTAATAAACCCACATCgtgtattaaataaatttgaataacATATCAGAAATTGTAAAAATGGTTGTAaagtgaatgattttttttgtgccaataaatacccttaaatttgATATCACACATTGGAGTAGATACTATTTTATTATTCCACAGCAACCTAAATGACATTTTCACAGACCAATTCTCACATAGAAGTGCATTTGTTTTACACATAATATATTGACTAAAGTCTCAACGTCTTTTCAAACTCGAAACAACAATAGAAAACATTTTCCTATCCATCAATGTTTCGAAATCTGTTATGCACTTTAATATGAAAGCATCAATGATTTTAGTTTTAGCtggcaatttatttttgtgtgattaCCGGTGAACACCACAAAAGTAGGATACTGtgataaaaacatgtttgttagAATTCCACCAAATAACTTTGAGCATACTGAACAGGACCTGTGTACAGAAAAACGAGGGCCCTGATCAATATCATTAttccttacatttatatagcgccttttcTCAAaactcaaagcactttacagtaaTGAGGATAGGGAAGCCGACCTCAGCCACCACcgatgtgtagcacccacctgggtggtgcagggcagccattttgttccagaacgcccaccacacatcagctgaggtggacaGGGtgagaatgattttttttttgcaattaaagtGGCAGATGATCAGGTGGCGGATTGTGaaagccaggttgggaatttggccaggacacccaGGAACCCCTTActgcaggggtgcacaacaaagGGCCGATATGTTTCAGggttttgtgccaacttctcttcttaattattcaattagctcaatcatatcttgatctgagaAATtgcataagcaccagctacagctgcacaCTGCAAGCGTATCCTAAAgagtttactgtgctcaagtccAGGAGTTAACCAGCCTAGTTTACAGAGCtgtcaaaaaactaaaactaaggtaattggttggaacagaaACCAGAATGCACACCAGccccccaggaccggagttgtgcacccctgccctACTGTTTGCGAATGTGCATAATTTAAACCCCTTACCCCTGACCTCTGGGGTTTGGGACAGGCACATTTATACAATAAAAGGgcgtttttctgtgtgtgtgtgtgtgtgtgtagaggctCCTAATTTCCACACCACTCATTATTCTGTCAGACGGTCACAGTCAGTCTTATTAGATGGTCACAGTCAgtctctgggggtgggggaaagtTTGACCACTTGGTCAGTGTTGATTCGTCTCTTTGTGTTTCACAAATTcattatttctatatttatgaTTACATGCTATGTTTGTGCATTTCCATATTACCACGTATATATGGATGAACAAGGGTAGAGACTTTTCAGCATAACAATCAAATGTTATATTATCTTAGACTTTAAAGGAAGCTCATTGGGCAAGCCACACtgattaaaataacaaaacaaaaaagcacaagaTTAACCCAACACAGAAATCAAAATattgttaaatttatttcatGTCGCAGTCAAATCAAAGGTATTCATGCATCAGTTGAGCATCACATGAAACTCCCGCCCCATACAACGTTCTTCAAtactttacattttcattgaaatggAAGTTCATGCTTGTCAAGTTTAATGAATGAGCACCAGCCATTTATTAGAAAATGAAGGACTGAAATCTGATGCTGACAGAGGGCTGATATACTACCAATAATAGACAGATTAGAGTTGCTCTAtacttgtttttcattttttaattaaagcgTTGCCCTTGCTGTCTATCTGTACTGTTTTCTATGTACATTGCAATCGTGAACTCCCCTCGGACAAGGAGCACTGTGTGCAGTAGTCTGAATGTACGTTAAACTACCGATCTCCATTACAGAGAGAACATTTATGCTGCATCAGGAAGAGCAGGCTCCCAGGGCGACGATGGTGATCGGGTCCCCTCTGCACCTCCTGATTCCCGCCTCGCATTCCGCCATCGTCACGGCGACGGCGTCTTCCCCCCCCAGCCGGACGCACAGGTGGGTCCCGGGCTCGGGGCACTGGCCCACCTCTCTGCACGTACACACAGTGCCCCCCTCTGCAGGAGGAATAAACGTGGGTCAGACCCCGGTCCTGGAGGACCTGAACTCGTTCAAACCACAGACAGTTGGGCATTGTTGTCAATAACCAGGTTTGAGTACTGATGATAAAAACCACAGAGCATGACCACGCCCATTTGCACTGAGGTAAATTAAATGCAGATGCAAATGCGGAGTTTCAAAGATCAGAAAACAGTAGGGGGCGCACTACTCGCCTTCGCACTTCTCCCACGGCGGGCAGTCTGGGCAGGGTGCGGCCTCACGCTTCGGCCAATCGCAGGCGCTGTCCTCAGCCAGGGTGTAAGTCTGCCCCAGACACTG is a window from the Anguilla rostrata isolate EN2019 chromosome 14, ASM1855537v3, whole genome shotgun sequence genome containing:
- the c6 gene encoding complement component C6; protein product: MSPAGPALALLAFLCAPGLGLGCFCDHYPWSAWTACSKTCNYGTQSRHRSITYDAYYWKNMCEQLCEKQESRACNVEACPLHCRLTEYGPWSQCSPCAKKQFRTRSLVKPAQFGGVDCSGTLMEERACHPSTECQIERVNCKNRFECDNGRCIDPKLKCNSQNDCGDNSDERHCGRIKKVCVRTYEIIPGADLMANGFDAVAEQMRAAVLDSSFLGDECVTNRSREDRKSYRVPANIESVQLKVELLEDFKEQEGEVESEPVELTSGTAGAQGPSTSSSGITIFIPILFSVSRYHQSRSSSSFRSTVKASQKKDSKFFRVHQVAAVSTFRTKQSNLYMSLPFLGFLNDLPLDYSYAMYRQVFQVFGTHYFGSGTLGGVYDLLYQYDREELKNSGVTDEVANNCIQSGSSFSILFFSSSRRVNTCSKNTMSEKYEGSFVKASEKSISMVKGGRAEYAAALAWERQGALPDSTTYKDWLESTKDNPAIVEYELLPILNLVRGFPCAVTKRRHLERALLEYMEEVDSCKCAPCPNNARPVLSRTECLCVCQTGTYGSNCEKRAPDYTSDAVDGRWSCWGPWSECDSSMRRHRVRECNNPAPLRGGKPCQGSNRQEEGCYVSIFQKQDVCISDDEMEKEVDQEELEPSSPGCRKPRPPANSYLRLDKKRYDFGEQEEVLCFTQYKMEGYQYLRCLPEGKWSELQAVCIKKVCAKPSLPDDVAAQPQKEEYGIGDTVALSCAAPGTVLSGRRYYTCGAGLTWDPPLPADIRCENERPFVPDSSCKRGEKKDGSQCVCIPQEECSPYRADLCVLDAATGRAVMKSACAFHAGQCRGDPLFFLSTEACDGVQDQLEWARFRASVANRSVDQNPCGPDTCYEWETCPDSKHCECKLPRDCPKDGQHTFCLEVLKTRSRKTMNLCFMAAMKCARIEFDIVHEGSC